In a single window of the Streptomyces sp. CGMCC 4.7035 genome:
- a CDS encoding response regulator transcription factor, whose protein sequence is MTAPPVRLLIADDHAVVRAGLRALLDGEPDLAVIAEAGSGEEAVRLAVRLTPDVVLMDLRFAGPGAGIDGVEAARRLAAEAPDIPVLMLTSYSGRTDVVRALESGARGYVLKAGPPEELFRAVRGAATGSMALAPEVVAELVGQVVRPEHDLTGREIEVVQLMAQGHSNRAIAQSLFLSEATVKTHLVRIYRKLKVENRAAAVSEAVRRGLLDLDRPQRSHSPRTPSDRRTAKSPQDERRLP, encoded by the coding sequence ATGACCGCCCCGCCGGTCCGCCTGCTGATCGCGGACGACCACGCCGTGGTACGGGCCGGGCTGCGGGCCCTGCTGGACGGCGAACCGGATCTCGCCGTGATCGCGGAGGCGGGGAGCGGCGAGGAAGCCGTGCGGCTCGCCGTCCGGCTGACGCCCGATGTCGTGCTGATGGACCTGCGGTTCGCCGGCCCGGGGGCGGGGATCGACGGAGTCGAGGCGGCCCGCAGACTCGCCGCCGAGGCGCCGGACATACCCGTGCTGATGCTGACCAGCTACTCCGGTCGTACCGATGTCGTACGCGCGCTGGAGTCGGGCGCACGCGGCTACGTACTGAAGGCGGGACCTCCCGAGGAACTCTTCCGGGCGGTTCGCGGCGCGGCCACCGGCAGCATGGCCCTTGCCCCCGAGGTCGTCGCCGAACTCGTCGGCCAAGTGGTCCGTCCGGAGCACGATCTGACCGGGCGGGAGATAGAGGTCGTGCAACTGATGGCACAAGGCCACAGCAACCGCGCCATCGCGCAGTCCCTCTTCCTCAGCGAGGCGACCGTCAAGACACACCTGGTGCGGATCTACCGGAAGCTGAAGGTCGAGAACAGGGCGGCAGCCGTGTCCGAGGCCGTCCGCAGGGGACTCCTCGACCTCGACCGACCACAGCGGTCGCATTCCCCGCGCACACCCTCCGACCGCCGGACAGCCAAGTCGCCACAGGACGAGCGTCGCCTACCCTGA